ACCGTGCACCCAAATTGGTAACGGATGAGATGGTTGCAGGGATGACACCCGGTTCCGTTATCGTCGATGTGGCAATCGATCAAGGAGGATCGATTGAAACGATAGATCGCACAACTACCCATTCAAACCCAACGTATGAAAAGCACGGGGTTGTTCACTATGCGGTTGCCAACATGCCGGGAGCGGTTCCACGAACCTCTACTTTTGCGTTAACCAATGTGACGATTCCTTATGCCTTAAAGATTGCTAACCAAGGATTAGGAAAAGCTATTCTTAGCGACCATGTATTGGCACGTGGTGTAAATGTGATGGGTGGAGCGGTCACCTATGAAGCTGTAGCAGAAGATCTGGAATTCCCCTATGTCCCTTTGATGGATGTTTTGGGAGATCGGGTTGTTCATTAATCATAATGGGACATCCTTTTCCATACGATAATAGCAAAGTCATGGAGAAGGAAGCGAAGCAGATATGATTATATCGTTACGCCGACTTGGACAGTGGTGTAAGTGGTTGATGTGGTTTCTTATATTATGTGTCCTCTTTTTTCAAGTACTTCATTGGTTTTCGGAAGTGAAGATGCCCACACACCAATATCGTGAGCCCCATGGGCGAGCAGTAAAGGTGATGGCCTCATATGGTGAAGAAGGGAGCGCCTCTCGTCACTTGTACGATATCGAGCAGCGTTGGCTCCTCTTTTACTGGATAGGGGAATAGTGGGCACTCTTTTGTTCAACTTCACGGTTAGCCAGTAGCTCTGTTATAATGATAGAATGCGTTCACACATAGATCTGTCATACCGCAAGGTATTTTTCTCTTTGCGGGATTTTTGCTTTTAAAAAAGAGAGTAAAGAGAGGTGTACGACATGGATTCATTTAAACGGATCGCCCTCATTGTGTTAGATAGTGTGGGCATTGGTGCTCTACCAGATGCGCTCGAATTTGGTGACGAAGATGTACATACCCTCGGTCACATCGCCAGCTATCGTAATGGGCTTCACATGCCTAATATGATGAGAATGGGATTGGGAAATATTGAACCCGTTGCAGGAATTCAGCCAGCTGAACACCCAACCGCTCATTACGGCAAAATGTTGGAAATATCAAAGGGAAAAGATACAACAACAGGGCATTGGGAGCTAATGGGTGTCCCTACCTTTATTCCCTTTCGAACTTATCCAGACGGCTTTCCAGATGAATTGATTCTTGAATTTGAGCGACGAGTGGGACGTAAAGTGTTGGGTAATAAAGTGGCTTCAGGTACGGCGATAATTGAAGAGTTGGGAGAAGAACATATGACGAGCGGCGCAGTAATTGTATATACATCTGCCGACAGTGTATTCCAAGTAGCCGCTCACGAAGAAGTGATTCCCCTCGAGGAGCAGTATCGGATTTGTGAGATCGCACGTGAACTGACGTTGGATGAACGATTTGCAGTAACCCGAGTGATTGCACGCCCATTTAAGGGTGAAGTAGGCTCGTTTGCGCGTACTGCAAATCGCAAAGATTATTCGGTAAAGCCACCGCATCCTACAGTGATGAATAGGTTAGTGGAGAAGGGATATGAATCGGTTGCCCTCGGTAAAATATCCGATATTTACGACGGTGAAGGTGTAACTGACTCTACTAAAACAAAGTCGAACATGGACGGGGTCGACCAGTTAATCAACACGTTGAATCGACCGTTTACGGGGTTGGCGTTTGTTAATCTGGTTGATTTTGATGCAAAATATGGGCATCGGCGTGATCCGATGGGCTATGGTGATGCGCTCGAAGAGTTTGATCGCCGTCTGCCAGAGATTATTTCTTCATTACGTGAAGAAGATCTATTGATCATTACTGCCGATCATGGGAATGATCCAACCTATCGTGGAACGGATCACACGCGGGAATACGTGCCGCTATTAGTTACAGGCCCTCGCTTAGCTGATGTGGGTGCTTCGCTTGGTATTCGTGAAACATTTGCCGATGTAGGAGCGACGATAGCAGATAACTTTGGCTTGGAACAGCCACTTTATGGACATAGTTTTTTGTCTGAGCTCCATTTACAACAGATTGATTAAAGAAGAGGGGATTTAGCAATGGAAGAGTTACTACAAAAAATTGAGGAAGCAACTGGGTTTATTCAGCAGCAGACGGAAGTGGCACCGGAGTGGGGGCTCATACTGGGATCGGGTTTAGGTGTACTCGGTAGTGAAATAACAGATGCGGTTACGATCCCATATAACCAAATCCCGCACTTTCCTACATCAACGGTGGAAGGGCATGCTGGTCAACTGGTGATCGGTACATTGGAAGGGAAAAAAGTTGTTGCGATGCAGGGACGTTTTCATTATTATGAAGGCTATTCGATACAAGAAGTTACCTTTCCAGTACGAGTGATGAAGGCATTAGGTATTGACAAAATGCTCGTTACAAATGCGGCGGGTGGAATTGATACCAATTATGCAGCAGGAGATCTAATGATTATCTCCGACCATCTTAATTTTGCATTTCAAAACCCATTGATGGGTAAAAACGAAGAGTCTCTAGGTGCACGTTTTCCAGATATGTCAGATGCATATAGTGCTCGCTTACGCCAATTGGCTCACAGTGTGGCGGAAGA
This sequence is a window from Mechercharimyces sp. CAU 1602. Protein-coding genes within it:
- a CDS encoding YqzK family protein; this encodes MIISLRRLGQWCKWLMWFLILCVLFFQVLHWFSEVKMPTHQYREPHGRAVKVMASYGEEGSASRHLYDIEQRWLLFYWIGE
- the deoB gene encoding phosphopentomutase, with amino-acid sequence MDSFKRIALIVLDSVGIGALPDALEFGDEDVHTLGHIASYRNGLHMPNMMRMGLGNIEPVAGIQPAEHPTAHYGKMLEISKGKDTTTGHWELMGVPTFIPFRTYPDGFPDELILEFERRVGRKVLGNKVASGTAIIEELGEEHMTSGAVIVYTSADSVFQVAAHEEVIPLEEQYRICEIARELTLDERFAVTRVIARPFKGEVGSFARTANRKDYSVKPPHPTVMNRLVEKGYESVALGKISDIYDGEGVTDSTKTKSNMDGVDQLINTLNRPFTGLAFVNLVDFDAKYGHRRDPMGYGDALEEFDRRLPEIISSLREEDLLIITADHGNDPTYRGTDHTREYVPLLVTGPRLADVGASLGIRETFADVGATIADNFGLEQPLYGHSFLSELHLQQID
- a CDS encoding purine-nucleoside phosphorylase; amino-acid sequence: MEELLQKIEEATGFIQQQTEVAPEWGLILGSGLGVLGSEITDAVTIPYNQIPHFPTSTVEGHAGQLVIGTLEGKKVVAMQGRFHYYEGYSIQEVTFPVRVMKALGIDKMLVTNAAGGIDTNYAAGDLMIISDHLNFAFQNPLMGKNEESLGARFPDMSDAYSARLRQLAHSVAEEHATKLQEGVYLWLTGPSYETPAEIRMMRKLGADAVGMSTVPEVLIARHAGIEVLGISCIANLAAGILPQPLSHAEVMEVAEQVKPRFIQLVRGIVAQA